A single genomic interval of Ovis aries strain OAR_USU_Benz2616 breed Rambouillet chromosome 9, ARS-UI_Ramb_v3.0, whole genome shotgun sequence harbors:
- the PTP4A3 gene encoding protein tyrosine phosphatase type IVA 3 → MARMNRPAPVEVSYKNMRFLITHNPTNATLSSFIEDLKKYGATTVVRVCEVTYDKAPLEKDGITVVDWPFDDGAPPPGKVVEDWLSLLKSKFCDDPGSCVAVHCVAGLGRAPVLVALALIESGMKYEDAIQFIRQKRRGAINSKQLTYLEKYRPKQRLRFKDPHAHKTKCCIM, encoded by the exons ATGGCGCGGATGAACCGGCCGGCCCCTGTGGAGGTCAGCTACAAGAACATGCGCTTCCTCATCACGCACAACCCCACCAACGCCACCCTCAGCAGCTTCATCGAG GACCTGAAGAAGTACGGGGCCACCACCGTGGTGCGCGTGTGTGAGGTGACCTACGACAAGGCCCCGCTGGAGAAGGACGGCATCACGGTTGTG GACTGGCCGTTTGATGACGGGGCGCCCCCGCCCGGCAAAGTGGTGGAGGACTGGCTGAGCCTGCTGAAGAGCAAGTTCTGTGATGACCCTGGCAGCTGCGTGGCTGTGCACTGCGTGGCCGGCCTGGGGCG GGCTCCAGTCCTCGTGGCGCTGGCCCTCATTGAGAGCGGGATGAAGTATGAGGACGCCATCCAGTTCATCCGACA GAAGCGGCGCGGAGCCATCAACAGCAAACAGCTCACCTACCTGGAAAAATACCGGCCGAAGCAGAGACTGCGGTTCAAGGACCCCCACGCGCACAAGACCAAGTGCTGTATCATGTAG